In Chloroflexota bacterium, the following are encoded in one genomic region:
- a CDS encoding lasso RiPP family leader peptide-containing protein gives MMGDRSDTKQVESRHDNRRRSYSPPQIVEYGTLQELTEGGAAGATDAALGKS, from the coding sequence ATGATGGGCGACCGATCGGATACAAAGCAGGTAGAATCACGTCATGATAATAGGCGTAGATCGTACTCGCCTCCTCAGATCGTCGAATACGGAACGCTTCAAGAGCTCACGGAAGGTGGAGCTGCAGGAGCCACCGACGCCGCTCTTGGCAAGTCCTGA
- a CDS encoding cysteine hydrolase has translation MLEAPMYPVAGEVSLDPRRTAVVVVDMQNDFVKPDGKLHVPSAQEAVEPIARLLERAREAGVLIIYTQDLHGEDDPEYGIWGEHVKAGTWGAEIIPELAPQPGDEIVQKPRYDAFYASRMEDVLHSHWEVDTLIITGTVTNICVLHTAGSAALRWYRIVVPKDAVAALNEFDQEAALHQIDFLYKGTITTVDAIRFDADEG, from the coding sequence ATGTTGGAAGCACCGATGTATCCGGTTGCTGGAGAAGTTTCCCTCGACCCGCGGCGCACCGCCGTGGTGGTGGTGGATATGCAAAACGACTTCGTGAAGCCGGATGGGAAGCTTCACGTTCCCAGCGCTCAGGAGGCCGTGGAGCCGATCGCCCGACTGTTGGAGCGGGCGCGAGAGGCGGGCGTTCTGATCATTTATACGCAGGATCTGCATGGCGAGGATGATCCCGAGTATGGGATCTGGGGGGAGCACGTGAAGGCAGGCACCTGGGGGGCGGAGATCATCCCGGAGCTGGCTCCCCAGCCGGGGGATGAGATCGTACAGAAGCCTCGCTACGATGCCTTCTACGCCTCTCGCATGGAGGACGTGCTGCACTCACATTGGGAGGTGGACACGCTGATCATCACGGGCACGGTGACCAATATCTGCGTGCTCCACACGGCCGGAAGCGCGGCGCTGCGCTGGTATCGGATCGTGGTCCCGAAGGACGCCGTGGCCGCCCTGAACGAGTTCGACCAGGAGGCCGCGTTGCATCAGATCGACTTCCTGTACAAGGGGACGATCACCACGGTGGATGCGATCCGTTTTGACGCTGACGAGGGATGA
- a CDS encoding pyridoxal-phosphate dependent enzyme — translation MLENINVKNLVLGPTFEEMLHPERIDPEVRRRALRAMTADPLDPINLYNITWRDPDGRIRYEVLPQELTGVAAPIVVLYGKDFPTGSHKVGAAYSVLVEKELYGEVDPSVHKLVWPSTGNYGIGGAWVGCRMGFDSIVVLPEGMSQERFEIIESYGARVIRTPGSESNVKEIYDKTWELRRADPDVRVLNQFEVMGNYRFHYYVTGNTIVELADVLREQGIGRGEITAFVSAMGSAGTIAAGDRLKQVWPEHKIVGLEPIQCPTLYQNGYGTHDIQGIGDKHVTWIHNVWNMDALMCIDDLECKMGLQLLTEEAGWRTMVDRYGVPEEKVRKMATIFGISGVCNVLGAIKTAKFYGLSGDDVIVTICTDAIDRYRSVMAQLTEQYGPMDETEAAVRLVSIFHKQKLDWIREATRDERSRWHNLKYYTWVEQQGKTVEELDAQRDPAWWQAEQAKVAEIDERIREARRLQGM, via the coding sequence ATGTTGGAGAACATCAACGTCAAGAATCTGGTCCTCGGGCCTACGTTCGAGGAGATGCTGCATCCGGAGCGCATCGATCCCGAGGTGCGTCGGCGGGCGTTGCGGGCCATGACGGCCGATCCGCTGGATCCCATCAACCTCTACAACATCACCTGGCGGGATCCCGATGGTCGCATCCGCTATGAGGTGTTGCCCCAGGAGTTGACGGGCGTCGCGGCCCCCATCGTGGTCCTGTATGGGAAGGATTTCCCCACCGGCTCCCACAAGGTGGGGGCGGCGTACTCCGTCCTGGTGGAGAAGGAGCTCTACGGCGAAGTTGATCCCTCCGTCCACAAGCTGGTCTGGCCGAGCACTGGCAACTACGGCATCGGCGGCGCGTGGGTGGGGTGCCGTATGGGCTTTGACAGCATCGTGGTGCTGCCCGAGGGGATGAGCCAGGAGCGCTTCGAGATCATCGAATCCTACGGCGCCCGGGTGATCCGAACCCCAGGGTCGGAGTCCAACGTGAAGGAGATCTACGACAAGACCTGGGAGCTGCGGCGGGCCGATCCCGATGTGCGCGTCCTGAACCAGTTCGAGGTGATGGGCAACTATCGGTTCCATTATTACGTCACCGGAAACACGATCGTGGAGCTGGCTGACGTGCTGCGCGAGCAGGGGATCGGCCGGGGCGAGATCACGGCCTTCGTCTCGGCGATGGGATCCGCGGGCACCATCGCGGCCGGGGATCGGCTGAAGCAGGTCTGGCCGGAGCATAAGATCGTCGGGTTAGAGCCCATCCAGTGCCCCACGTTGTATCAGAACGGCTACGGCACGCACGATATCCAGGGGATCGGCGATAAGCATGTGACCTGGATCCACAACGTGTGGAACATGGATGCCCTCATGTGTATCGACGATCTCGAGTGCAAGATGGGGCTGCAGCTGCTCACGGAGGAGGCCGGCTGGCGCACCATGGTCGATCGATACGGCGTGCCCGAGGAGAAGGTGCGCAAGATGGCCACCATCTTCGGGATCTCCGGGGTGTGCAACGTCCTGGGGGCCATCAAGACGGCGAAGTTCTACGGCCTGTCCGGGGACGACGTGATCGTCACCATCTGTACGGACGCCATCGACCGGTATCGCAGCGTGATGGCGCAGTTGACGGAGCAATACGGGCCAATGGACGAGACCGAGGCCGCGGTTCGCCTGGTGAGCATCTTCCACAAGCAGAAGCTGGATTGGATCCGGGAGGCCACACGGGACGAGCGATCCCGGTGGCATAACCTGAAGTACTATACGTGGGTGGAACAGCAGGGCAAGACTGTGGAGGAGCTCGACGCGCAGCGGGACCCGGCCTGGTGGCAGGCGGAACAGGCCAAGGTGGCGGAGATCGACGAGCGCATCCGGGAGGCGCGTCGCCTGCAAGGGATGTGA
- a CDS encoding threonine synthase codes for MEGGVDHLTGWRCSLCGTEYAPEEVTYTCPACGDAGILDALYDYVAIAREITPGAIRTQGGADHWRYRPLLPLPDGAPLPPLQVGWTPLYPAPRLAREVGVRALWVKDDGRNPTGSLKDRASALVLAIAAGRGEAIVTTASTGNAAAALAGLAASTGQRAVIFVPAAAPPAKIAQLMAYEARVLLVRGNYDAAYDLCLEAARAFGWYCRNTAYNPYTAEGKKTVAFEVAEQLGWRAPEWIVVPVGDGNIITGVHRGLQDLMALGWIDRMPRLLAVQAEGSAAVCRAWAAGRDRVEPVRAHTVADSIAADLPRDGVRALRAVRQTDGACVAVSDDEILAAIPAIARGSGVFAEPAAAAGYAGLRRAVVEGIVDPSAEVVLLVTGNGLKDIASVRRSVSEPASIEPRLAAVEEAVRDLIS; via the coding sequence ATGGAGGGAGGCGTGGATCACCTGACGGGCTGGCGATGCAGCCTCTGCGGGACGGAGTACGCGCCGGAGGAGGTGACGTACACCTGCCCGGCCTGTGGCGACGCGGGGATCCTGGACGCCCTGTATGATTACGTCGCGATCGCCCGGGAGATCACCCCGGGCGCGATCCGGACCCAGGGCGGCGCCGATCATTGGCGTTATCGCCCCCTGCTGCCGCTGCCCGATGGAGCGCCGCTTCCGCCGCTTCAGGTGGGGTGGACTCCCCTGTATCCGGCGCCCCGTCTGGCGCGAGAGGTGGGGGTCCGCGCCCTGTGGGTGAAGGACGACGGGCGTAACCCCACGGGCTCGCTGAAGGATCGGGCCAGTGCGCTGGTTCTGGCCATTGCGGCGGGGCGCGGCGAGGCCATCGTCACGACGGCTTCCACGGGCAACGCGGCCGCGGCCCTGGCCGGCTTGGCCGCCTCCACCGGCCAGCGGGCGGTCATCTTCGTGCCGGCGGCCGCACCGCCGGCCAAGATCGCCCAGCTGATGGCGTATGAGGCTCGCGTGTTGCTGGTCCGCGGGAACTACGACGCGGCGTACGATCTGTGCCTGGAGGCCGCCCGGGCCTTCGGCTGGTATTGCCGCAACACGGCCTACAATCCCTACACGGCGGAGGGGAAGAAGACGGTGGCCTTCGAGGTCGCTGAGCAGCTTGGCTGGCGCGCCCCTGAGTGGATCGTGGTGCCTGTGGGGGATGGGAATATCATCACCGGGGTGCATCGGGGCCTCCAGGACCTGATGGCCCTGGGCTGGATCGACCGGATGCCTCGCTTGCTGGCGGTGCAGGCGGAGGGCTCAGCGGCCGTGTGTCGTGCGTGGGCGGCCGGGCGAGATCGAGTCGAACCGGTCCGGGCTCACACGGTGGCGGACTCCATCGCGGCCGATCTCCCCCGGGATGGTGTGCGGGCCCTGCGCGCCGTACGCCAGACGGATGGCGCCTGTGTGGCGGTGTCTGACGACGAGATCCTGGCCGCTATCCCGGCCATCGCGCGGGGGAGCGGCGTGTTCGCCGAGCCGGCGGCCGCCGCGGGGTACGCGGGGCTGCGGCGGGCCGTGGTGGAGGGCATCGTGGACCCCTCGGCCGAGGTGGTGCTCCTCGTCACGGGGAACGGGCTGAAGGATATCGCCAGCGTGCGCCGATCCGTGTCCGAACCGGCCTCGATTGAGCCGCGCCTGGCGGCCGTCGAGGAGGCAGTGAGAGACCTCATCAGCTGA
- a CDS encoding nicotinate-nucleotide adenylyltransferase: MMRIGILGGTFDPPHIGHLILAEEAWSQLNLDRVLLVPAGDPPHKRGQPLSPAFHRVRMVELAIADNPHLELSRVDVDRPGPHYTIDMVHILRRQFANDEVELFFLMGLDSLADLPHWHRAADLVATCHLVALSRPYVSLDWEHLERALPGIRQRVILLDMPELEIASHILQQRVRQGRPIRYQVVPAVEEYIYRHHLYRPSPAPTAAAPESCRASAGS; encoded by the coding sequence ATGATGCGTATCGGGATTCTGGGGGGGACGTTTGATCCTCCTCATATCGGACATCTCATCCTGGCGGAGGAGGCCTGGTCGCAGTTGAATCTGGATCGGGTGCTCCTGGTGCCGGCCGGCGATCCTCCTCACAAGCGGGGACAGCCTCTCTCCCCCGCGTTCCACCGTGTGCGCATGGTGGAGCTGGCTATTGCGGACAACCCGCATCTGGAGCTTTCCCGGGTCGATGTCGATCGACCGGGCCCGCATTACACCATCGACATGGTGCATATCCTGCGTCGGCAGTTCGCGAACGATGAAGTGGAGTTGTTCTTCCTGATGGGGCTGGATTCTCTGGCGGATCTGCCTCATTGGCACCGCGCGGCCGATCTGGTCGCCACCTGTCACCTCGTCGCCCTCAGCCGTCCCTATGTCTCCCTGGACTGGGAGCATCTGGAGCGCGCGCTGCCGGGCATCCGCCAGCGGGTGATCCTGCTGGATATGCCCGAGCTGGAGATCGCCTCGCATATCTTGCAGCAGCGTGTGCGGCAGGGGCGTCCGATCCGCTATCAAGTGGTGCCGGCGGTGGAGGAATACATCTATCGCCATCACCTGTATCGTCCTTCCCCGGCTCCGACGGCCGCTGCCCCCGAATCCTGTCGGGCCTCGGCTGGATCTTAG
- a CDS encoding metallophosphoesterase family protein, with amino-acid sequence MIAFVSDIHGNLAALEAVVEDARGQGAQRFVCLGDVGSSACLDLLSEIRAVCVFGNWEVSGWHRYAERHRSWVRGWPPLWGEDRWVAAHASPDWPEDVDSVEAAEAYRRRHGLSWLAMFPALHRDAEARWRALAAMELRGVQIAFHGHTHVQEVWQWGADRRLVRVPSADLEVVHGSRYLVGVGSVGNPRDVYGACYALWEPPGRVRLLQVST; translated from the coding sequence ATGATCGCTTTCGTCTCGGATATCCATGGGAATCTGGCCGCCTTGGAGGCCGTTGTGGAGGACGCCCGCGGCCAGGGGGCGCAGCGCTTCGTCTGTCTGGGGGATGTGGGCAGCTCAGCCTGCCTGGACCTTCTGTCCGAGATCAGGGCCGTGTGCGTGTTTGGCAATTGGGAGGTGTCCGGCTGGCATCGGTACGCCGAACGTCACCGATCCTGGGTGCGCGGGTGGCCGCCGTTGTGGGGCGAGGACCGGTGGGTGGCGGCACACGCTTCGCCCGACTGGCCAGAGGACGTGGATTCCGTGGAGGCGGCGGAGGCCTATCGCCGCCGACATGGCCTGTCCTGGCTGGCGATGTTTCCAGCCCTGCACCGGGATGCGGAGGCTCGCTGGCGAGCCCTGGCGGCCATGGAGCTCAGGGGAGTGCAGATCGCCTTTCATGGCCATACGCATGTGCAGGAGGTGTGGCAGTGGGGAGCGGACCGTCGTTTGGTGCGTGTTCCATCCGCTGACTTGGAGGTCGTCCACGGCAGTCGCTACCTGGTGGGCGTGGGGAGCGTGGGGAATCCGCGGGATGTCTACGGGGCCTGCTACGCGTTGTGGGAGCCACCAGGGCGGGTGCGCCTGTTGCAGGTGTCTACCTGA
- the glpX gene encoding class II fructose-bisphosphatase, with product MAELPERNLALELVQVTEAAALAAGRWTGRGDKEAVERAAVYAMSLVLQQIEMDGIVVIGRGDKADTPRLYHGERLGIASAPKLDIVVEPVDGIRLTAEGWPGAVSAAAMAERGTLFVPGPLRYMEKLAVGPEAKDVVDLEAPVAETLQRIAQAKQRDVGDLTVMVLDRPRHIALIEEIRAAGARIRLIRDGDVAAAVYTALPESGIDVLMGIGGAGEAVLGACALKCLGGEILCRPYIRNPEEAEYLSQLQIAEDQVLSSDDLVKGEDIFFAITGVTDGEVLQGVKYFGRHARTHSIVTRSRTGTLRVIRTTYRWDRVMQILR from the coding sequence ATGGCAGAGCTGCCGGAGCGGAATCTGGCGTTGGAGCTGGTGCAGGTCACCGAGGCGGCTGCCCTGGCCGCCGGCCGGTGGACCGGGCGCGGGGACAAGGAGGCGGTGGAGCGCGCCGCCGTCTATGCCATGTCCCTGGTCCTGCAGCAGATCGAGATGGACGGGATCGTCGTGATCGGCCGGGGGGACAAGGCGGATACGCCCCGGTTGTACCATGGGGAGCGCCTGGGGATCGCCTCGGCTCCCAAGCTGGACATCGTCGTCGAGCCGGTGGATGGCATCCGGCTCACGGCCGAGGGATGGCCCGGCGCCGTCTCCGCGGCGGCCATGGCCGAGCGGGGAACGCTGTTCGTGCCCGGCCCGCTGCGATATATGGAGAAGCTCGCCGTCGGCCCTGAGGCGAAGGATGTGGTGGATCTCGAGGCGCCCGTGGCCGAGACGCTGCAGCGCATCGCGCAGGCGAAACAGCGCGATGTGGGCGACCTGACCGTGATGGTGTTGGATCGACCACGGCACATTGCGCTCATTGAGGAGATCCGGGCGGCCGGGGCTCGTATCCGGCTGATCCGCGATGGCGACGTGGCCGCGGCCGTCTACACCGCTCTGCCGGAGAGCGGCATCGATGTGCTCATGGGGATCGGCGGCGCGGGGGAGGCCGTGCTCGGCGCCTGCGCGCTCAAATGTCTGGGCGGGGAGATCCTGTGTCGCCCTTACATCCGCAACCCGGAGGAGGCGGAATATCTGTCTCAGCTGCAGATCGCCGAGGATCAGGTCCTCTCGTCGGATGATCTCGTCAAAGGCGAGGATATCTTCTTCGCCATCACGGGCGTCACCGATGGCGAGGTGTTGCAGGGCGTGAAGTACTTCGGAAGGCACGCCAGGACGCATAGCATCGTCACTCGTTCGAGGACGGGTACCCTGCGAGTGATTCGCACCACGTACCGTTGGGACAGGGTCATGCAGATCCTGCGGTGA
- a CDS encoding YgeY family selenium metabolism-linked hydrolase, producing MDLSSDQIAAVRADVERAAESMIHFLRAICAIPSYDGKIGPVGERCAQEMRKLGFDEVRFDRMGNILGRIGDGPRVLLYDSHIDTVGIGDPDAWEWDPFQGKVEDGILFARGASDEKGSTPGMIYGLAIARDRGLLQGWTVYYFGNMEEWCDGIAPNALVEVEGIRPDYVVIGEPTNMRVYRGHKGRVEMKVVAKGRSAHAASNHLGDNAIYKMLPVIEAIRDMEPSLGDDPFLGHGKITVTDMRVRTPSINAVPDECTIFIDRRLTLGESKEAALDQVRRHIPPGSEITVEILQYAEPSYTGFVFPVEKYFPAWVLEDDHPLVRAGQVVRRAIGLPDAPAGKWDFSTNGIYWMGKAGIPSIGFGPGNEVHAHTVLDQVPLADVVQSAAFYALLPAALGDVAS from the coding sequence ATGGATCTGTCTTCTGACCAAATCGCTGCGGTTCGCGCCGATGTGGAGCGCGCGGCCGAGTCCATGATCCATTTCCTACGGGCGATCTGCGCCATCCCATCCTATGATGGGAAGATCGGCCCCGTCGGGGAGCGTTGCGCGCAGGAGATGCGCAAGCTGGGTTTCGATGAGGTGCGCTTCGATCGTATGGGGAATATCCTGGGCCGCATCGGGGATGGGCCGCGCGTCCTCCTGTACGATAGTCACATCGATACGGTGGGCATCGGCGATCCGGACGCGTGGGAGTGGGATCCATTCCAGGGCAAGGTCGAGGATGGCATCCTGTTCGCCCGCGGCGCAAGCGATGAGAAAGGCTCCACGCCGGGCATGATCTACGGGCTGGCCATCGCACGGGATCGTGGGTTGCTTCAGGGCTGGACGGTGTACTACTTCGGCAACATGGAGGAGTGGTGTGATGGGATCGCCCCCAACGCCCTGGTGGAGGTGGAGGGCATTCGCCCCGACTACGTGGTGATCGGCGAGCCGACGAACATGCGGGTGTACCGGGGGCACAAGGGGCGGGTCGAGATGAAGGTGGTGGCCAAGGGACGCAGCGCGCACGCGGCCTCCAACCATCTGGGGGACAACGCCATCTACAAGATGCTGCCGGTCATTGAGGCCATCCGGGACATGGAGCCATCCCTGGGAGATGATCCGTTCCTGGGGCATGGCAAGATCACCGTCACCGACATGCGCGTGCGCACGCCATCCATCAACGCCGTCCCTGACGAATGCACGATCTTCATCGATCGACGCCTGACCCTGGGGGAGAGTAAGGAGGCCGCGCTGGATCAGGTGCGTCGGCATATCCCCCCCGGCTCCGAGATCACCGTGGAGATCCTACAATACGCCGAGCCCTCGTACACGGGGTTCGTCTTTCCGGTGGAGAAGTACTTCCCCGCCTGGGTGTTGGAGGATGATCATCCACTGGTGCGAGCGGGCCAGGTGGTGCGTCGGGCCATCGGATTGCCGGACGCGCCGGCGGGCAAGTGGGATTTCAGCACGAACGGGATCTATTGGATGGGGAAGGCGGGCATCCCCAGCATCGGGTTCGGCCCCGGCAATGAGGTTCACGCACATACTGTCTTGGATCAGGTCCCCCTGGCCGACGTGGTTCAGTCGGCCGCTTTCTACGCGCTGTTGCCCGCCGCGTTAGGGGATGTTGCCTCCTGA
- the arcC gene encoding carbamate kinase, translating into MAVVAVGGNSLIKDPAHPEVPHQWDAVRETCTHVAEMVEQGWDLAITHGNGPQVGFILRRNELAAHEVHQTPMDLINADTQGSIGYMLQQALSNEMHRRGIRKQAVTVITQTLVDAQDPAFRHPTKPIGAFLDEAQARALEAEGWSVIEDAGRGWRRVVASPKPRQILELEIVTRLLKDGYIVIAVGGGGIPVVRNRKGELRGVMAVVDKDLATALLAIGLRADLFLISTAVEKVALNYRQPDQVDLDRMTLSEAKRYLAEGHFAPGSMRPKIEAVIHYLEAGGPRAIITNPENIARALQGETGTHIVPD; encoded by the coding sequence ATCGCCGTAGTCGCCGTGGGGGGCAACTCCCTCATCAAAGACCCCGCGCATCCCGAGGTTCCCCACCAGTGGGATGCGGTTCGGGAGACCTGCACCCATGTGGCGGAGATGGTGGAGCAGGGATGGGATCTGGCCATCACCCACGGGAACGGGCCGCAGGTGGGCTTCATCCTGCGCCGGAACGAGTTGGCCGCTCATGAGGTGCATCAGACCCCCATGGACCTCATCAACGCCGATACCCAGGGTTCCATCGGCTACATGCTTCAGCAGGCGTTGAGCAACGAGATGCATCGCCGGGGGATCCGCAAGCAGGCGGTGACCGTGATCACCCAGACCCTGGTCGATGCCCAAGACCCCGCCTTTCGGCATCCCACCAAGCCCATCGGCGCCTTCCTGGATGAGGCGCAGGCACGCGCGCTGGAGGCGGAGGGTTGGTCGGTGATCGAGGACGCGGGGCGCGGCTGGCGACGCGTGGTGGCCTCGCCGAAGCCTCGACAGATCCTCGAGTTGGAGATCGTCACCCGTCTTCTGAAGGATGGTTACATCGTGATCGCGGTGGGGGGCGGGGGGATCCCCGTGGTGCGCAACCGGAAGGGAGAGCTGCGCGGTGTGATGGCCGTGGTGGATAAGGACCTGGCCACGGCGCTGTTGGCCATCGGCCTGCGGGCCGACCTCTTCCTGATCTCCACGGCGGTGGAGAAGGTGGCGCTGAATTATCGTCAACCTGACCAGGTGGACCTGGATCGCATGACGCTCTCGGAGGCGAAGCGATATCTGGCCGAGGGACACTTCGCCCCGGGCAGCATGCGCCCCAAGATCGAGGCCGTGATCCACTATCTGGAGGCGGGCGGACCGCGTGCCATCATCACGAATCCGGAGAACATCGCCCGGGCCCTGCAAGGGGAGACGGGCACCCACATCGTGCCGGATTGA
- the obgE gene encoding GTPase ObgE: MFFDEARIYVKGGDGGNGCVSFRREKYVPLGGPNGGNGGRGGNVYLVVDPSLNTLVHFRRKIHFKAEKGGNGRGKEQHGRKGADLFVPVPPGTVVYDDETGELLADLVEPGQKALVARGGRGGRGNAAFKSPTNQAPRIAERGEPGEERWLRLELKLIADVGLIGVPNAGKSTLLARVTAAKPKIADYPFTTLQPNLGVVQIDHRDFVMADIPGLIEGAHSGAGLGDQFLRHVERCRVLIHLLNGLSPDPVGDWEAINQELELFNPRLAAKPQIVAFNKMDLPEVRERWPEVRQALLDRGVEDPMAISAATGEGVPALLQRVLSLLDRLPKEPEAVAEELRVFRPEPDEAEFTIERDGDVWRVKGKRVERAAAMTNWEYYEAVQRFQRILEAMGVTQALEEAGVQDGDTVIIGDTELVWGDQEA; this comes from the coding sequence TTGTTCTTTGACGAGGCGCGTATCTACGTGAAGGGTGGAGACGGCGGAAACGGCTGCGTGTCGTTCCGCCGTGAAAAATATGTGCCGCTGGGCGGGCCCAATGGTGGCAATGGCGGGCGCGGCGGGAACGTCTACCTGGTGGTCGATCCCTCCCTGAACACGTTGGTCCATTTCCGGAGGAAGATCCACTTCAAGGCGGAGAAGGGGGGGAACGGGCGCGGCAAAGAGCAACATGGCCGTAAAGGGGCCGACTTGTTCGTCCCGGTGCCGCCTGGGACGGTCGTCTATGACGATGAGACTGGGGAGCTGCTGGCGGATCTGGTAGAGCCCGGCCAGAAGGCGTTGGTCGCCCGCGGCGGCCGGGGCGGGCGTGGCAACGCGGCCTTTAAGAGCCCCACGAACCAGGCCCCGCGCATCGCGGAGCGGGGTGAGCCGGGGGAGGAGCGGTGGCTGCGCCTGGAGCTCAAGCTCATCGCCGACGTGGGTCTCATTGGGGTGCCCAACGCCGGAAAGTCCACGTTGCTGGCTCGCGTGACGGCGGCCAAGCCTAAGATCGCCGATTACCCCTTCACGACGTTGCAGCCCAACCTGGGCGTCGTCCAGATCGATCATCGCGACTTCGTGATGGCCGATATCCCAGGGCTCATCGAGGGAGCGCACAGCGGCGCGGGGCTGGGAGATCAGTTCCTGCGTCATGTCGAGCGCTGTCGAGTGTTGATCCACCTCCTGAACGGCCTCAGCCCGGATCCCGTCGGCGATTGGGAGGCCATCAACCAGGAGCTGGAGCTCTTCAATCCTCGTTTGGCGGCGAAACCCCAGATCGTGGCCTTCAATAAGATGGACCTGCCGGAGGTGCGGGAGCGCTGGCCCGAGGTCCGTCAGGCGTTGTTGGACCGGGGCGTCGAGGACCCGATGGCCATCTCCGCCGCCACCGGTGAGGGCGTCCCCGCCCTGCTGCAGCGCGTCCTGAGTCTGCTCGATCGCCTGCCTAAGGAGCCGGAGGCCGTCGCCGAGGAGCTTCGGGTGTTCCGGCCGGAGCCGGACGAGGCGGAGTTCACCATCGAGCGAGACGGGGACGTCTGGCGGGTCAAGGGCAAACGGGTCGAGCGCGCCGCTGCCATGACGAATTGGGAATATTACGAGGCCGTGCAACGGTTCCAGCGCATTCTGGAGGCGATGGGGGTGACCCAGGCGCTGGAGGAGGCGGGAGTGCAGGACGGCGATACGGTGATCATCGGTGATACAGAGCTGGTGTGGGGCGACCAGGAGGCATGA
- a CDS encoding mandelate racemase/muconate lactonizing enzyme family protein has product MKITDVKTAVVQGNFEWILVRVYTDQGIIGLGECYWGAGVETIVRRMKPLLIGESPHNIDWLYQKMVRGMSGAGSTGGAVVAAISGIELALWDIKGKALGTPIYNLLGGRYRDRIRVYADCGHGAEPTPAAWAEHAQQAVAEGFTAIKFDLDNIAPERFRDPYHVGVGARKGWLQGQQRPLSTREIDLMVSLVGAVREAIGPDVDLAVDCHWNYNTRDVIKLAQELEPFRLMWMEDPTPPDNVEALKRVTEHSPVPICSGENHYTRHGLRPIITTQAVDIVQPDIPKVGGLLEAKKIADLADIYYIPMAAHNVSSPIATMAACHSCASMRNFFILEFHAQEVPWWDDLVVGDTPLIQDGYIALPDEPGLGITLNEEVARAHLQEGASFFE; this is encoded by the coding sequence ATGAAGATCACTGACGTGAAAACCGCCGTCGTACAGGGGAACTTCGAATGGATCCTGGTCCGCGTGTACACGGACCAGGGGATCATCGGATTGGGGGAGTGCTACTGGGGCGCCGGCGTGGAGACCATCGTGCGCCGCATGAAGCCGCTGCTGATAGGCGAAAGCCCGCACAACATCGATTGGCTGTACCAGAAGATGGTGCGGGGGATGTCTGGGGCCGGATCCACCGGCGGCGCCGTCGTGGCCGCCATCAGCGGCATCGAGCTGGCCCTGTGGGACATCAAGGGGAAGGCCCTGGGCACGCCGATCTACAACCTGTTGGGCGGGCGATATCGAGATCGGATCCGGGTATACGCGGACTGCGGTCATGGCGCCGAACCTACACCGGCCGCGTGGGCTGAGCACGCCCAACAGGCGGTCGCCGAGGGATTCACCGCCATCAAGTTCGATCTCGACAACATCGCCCCCGAACGATTCCGGGATCCCTACCACGTAGGCGTCGGCGCACGTAAGGGATGGCTCCAGGGCCAGCAACGCCCCCTCTCCACCCGGGAGATCGATCTCATGGTCAGCCTGGTCGGCGCCGTACGTGAGGCCATCGGCCCCGACGTGGACCTGGCCGTGGACTGCCACTGGAACTACAACACCCGTGATGTCATCAAACTGGCCCAGGAACTGGAGCCCTTCCGTCTGATGTGGATGGAAGATCCCACGCCGCCCGACAACGTCGAGGCGCTAAAGCGCGTCACCGAGCACTCGCCGGTCCCGATCTGCTCCGGCGAGAACCACTACACGCGCCATGGGCTGCGTCCCATAATCACCACTCAGGCGGTCGACATCGTCCAACCCGATATCCCCAAAGTGGGCGGCCTGCTGGAGGCTAAAAAGATCGCCGACTTAGCCGACATCTACTACATCCCCATGGCCGCTCACAACGTCTCCAGCCCCATCGCCACCATGGCCGCGTGCCACTCCTGCGCCAGCATGCGCAACTTTTTCATCCTCGAGTTCCACGCCCAGGAGGTGCCGTGGTGGGATGACCTGGTCGTCGGCGACACGCCGCTTATCCAGGACGGCTACATCGCGCTGCCGGACGAGCCCGGGCTGGGGATTACGCTAAACGAGGAGGTCGCACGAGCGCACCTACAAGAAGGGGCCTCCTTCTTCGAATAG